The Lentzea guizhouensis genome contains a region encoding:
- a CDS encoding MFS transporter: MLVPTIVKRDYRDHVSLATGVYSACITIGASVASAVAVPLSHAVGWQGALAFWAVPGLAVAVLWLPRLDRWPVVEPAAAGPQPAVWRRPAAWLVTAFMGLQSTTFYVMVTWFPTIEIAAGVPAGQAGVHLFVYQMVGVASGLAIPRLMRHGDDVVTAAVTASVPTVVGVAGLLLVPAWSVVWAVVAGLGSGASLVVALTLISLRGHGQHGTTQLSGMAQSLGYLLAAVGPVLAGFLAERTGTWTASLVLVGVLAAVQVVVAVAVGRAPAAG; this comes from the coding sequence GTGCTCGTGCCGACCATCGTCAAACGCGACTACCGCGACCACGTGTCGCTGGCGACGGGCGTCTACTCCGCCTGCATCACCATCGGAGCCTCGGTCGCCTCCGCCGTCGCGGTGCCGCTCTCGCACGCGGTGGGCTGGCAGGGTGCGCTGGCGTTCTGGGCGGTCCCCGGCCTGGCCGTCGCCGTGCTGTGGCTGCCGCGCCTGGACCGGTGGCCGGTCGTGGAACCGGCCGCGGCAGGCCCGCAGCCGGCGGTGTGGCGCCGGCCCGCCGCGTGGCTGGTGACGGCGTTCATGGGACTGCAGTCGACGACGTTCTACGTCATGGTCACGTGGTTCCCCACCATCGAGATCGCCGCGGGGGTGCCCGCCGGACAGGCCGGTGTCCACCTGTTCGTCTACCAGATGGTCGGGGTGGCCTCGGGCCTGGCGATCCCGCGTCTCATGCGGCACGGAGACGACGTGGTCACCGCCGCGGTCACCGCCAGCGTCCCGACGGTCGTCGGCGTGGCCGGCCTCCTGCTCGTCCCGGCGTGGAGCGTCGTGTGGGCGGTCGTCGCCGGGCTCGGCAGCGGCGCGTCGCTGGTCGTCGCGCTCACGCTGATCAGCCTGCGCGGCCACGGCCAGCACGGGACCACCCAGCTGTCCGGCATGGCGCAGTCGCTCGGCTACCTGCTCGCCGCGGTGGGCCCGGTGCTGGCCGGCTTCCTCGCCGAGCGCACCGGCACGTGGACGGCGTCCCTCGTCCTGGTCGGCGTACTCGCCGCCGTGCAGGTCGTCGTGGCGGTCGCGGTCGGCCGTGCCCCGGCGGCCGGGTGA